One genomic segment of Natrononativus amylolyticus includes these proteins:
- a CDS encoding PadR family transcriptional regulator — protein MYDLTGFQRDLLFVIAGEEEPHGLAIKDELEQYYEKEIHHGRLYPNLDTLVEKGLVEKGRRDRRTNFYTLTRRGRRELEARREWEGQYVDL, from the coding sequence ATGTACGACCTGACAGGATTTCAGCGCGATCTGCTCTTCGTTATCGCCGGCGAGGAGGAACCACACGGCCTCGCGATCAAGGACGAACTCGAACAGTACTACGAGAAGGAGATCCACCACGGACGCCTCTATCCGAACCTCGACACCCTCGTCGAGAAGGGGTTAGTCGAGAAGGGGCGCCGCGACAGGCGGACGAACTTCTACACGCTCACCCGCCGGGGCCGTCGCGAACTCGAGGCCCGTCGCGAGTGGGAAGGACAGTACGTCGATCTGTAG
- a CDS encoding lysylphosphatidylglycerol synthase transmembrane domain-containing protein, whose protein sequence is MKRRAVLGFALAAVFLAILANAIGSEEIVSELAEANYRVLALGLLAGTLALTFRGLVWVTFLGLVDESMPRGRIGLVFLTAMFAKYVTPYGQVATEPFVAYLVARESEMAYEDGLAGIISADLLNYLPYYSFGFLGLLWIGASGVVGDGMVTQVVAFAALFSVVATLLYVAVRHPSAVYRLILAATSAVRKTGGGFSSRLESSLSEASVNRRLDGFYDTVDTIAADRRRLAAGVVYAHVGMAFLMSPVYIAASALGYELSLAVVAVVVALGKLGAVVPAPGGTGGVEAVVTAGLTTLGGLEWAAAFTVALIYRLCTYWLTIGIGGVCALALTARE, encoded by the coding sequence GTGAAACGTCGAGCAGTCCTCGGGTTCGCACTCGCCGCGGTCTTTCTCGCGATTCTGGCTAACGCGATCGGAAGCGAAGAGATCGTCTCGGAGCTCGCCGAGGCGAACTACCGCGTTCTGGCCCTGGGACTCCTCGCCGGCACGCTGGCGCTTACGTTCCGCGGGCTCGTCTGGGTGACCTTCCTCGGGCTGGTCGACGAGAGTATGCCGCGCGGGCGGATCGGGCTGGTCTTTCTGACGGCGATGTTCGCAAAGTACGTCACGCCGTACGGCCAGGTTGCGACCGAACCGTTCGTCGCGTACCTCGTGGCTCGAGAGAGCGAAATGGCCTACGAGGACGGTCTCGCGGGGATCATCTCGGCGGACCTGTTGAACTACCTGCCGTACTACAGCTTCGGCTTTCTGGGGCTGCTCTGGATCGGCGCGTCGGGCGTCGTCGGCGACGGAATGGTCACGCAGGTCGTCGCGTTCGCCGCCCTGTTCTCGGTCGTCGCGACCCTGCTGTACGTCGCCGTGAGACACCCGTCGGCCGTCTACCGACTGATCCTCGCCGCAACGTCGGCCGTTCGAAAGACCGGCGGCGGCTTCTCGAGTAGACTCGAGAGCTCCCTCTCCGAGGCGTCCGTGAATCGGCGACTCGACGGGTTCTACGACACCGTCGACACGATCGCGGCCGACAGGCGCCGCCTCGCGGCCGGCGTGGTGTACGCACACGTCGGCATGGCGTTCCTGATGTCGCCCGTCTACATCGCCGCGAGCGCGCTCGGCTACGAACTCTCCCTCGCCGTCGTCGCGGTCGTCGTCGCGCTGGGAAAGCTCGGCGCCGTCGTGCCGGCGCCCGGCGGCACCGGCGGCGTCGAGGCGGTCGTCACGGCGGGACTCACCACCCTCGGCGGCCTCGAGTGGGCCGCCGCGTTTACGGTCGCGCTGATCTATCGCCTCTGTACGTACTGGCTGACCATCGGAATCGGCGGCGTCTGCGCGCTCGCACTCACCGCTCGAGAGTAG
- a CDS encoding DUF7117 family protein produces MKIRGERECTECGTRWSYYETGSVGCPACGSLRSVGLDERTEHTDTAAALDLTPVRNEVDSASTRELATRARQRCREYIRKRGFISGGELRDLDDAYLAAMELSHVADVVARVSRLGDPGELYFLSLLADADGGVRPAGEDVPRSFHGPRGLAYASAVDEYRDDLRTWIADRSTTPTERSLLESLGDHVRRIQLLDGDVEPGTAERLVDATRDLANGLRGDDDALVRAGDRLERLE; encoded by the coding sequence ATGAAGATCCGTGGCGAGCGCGAGTGCACCGAGTGCGGTACCCGCTGGTCGTACTACGAGACCGGCAGCGTCGGCTGCCCCGCCTGCGGCAGCCTCCGCAGCGTCGGGCTCGACGAGCGAACCGAACACACCGACACGGCCGCGGCGCTCGATCTCACTCCCGTCCGAAACGAGGTCGACTCGGCCTCGACGCGGGAACTCGCAACGCGGGCCCGACAGCGGTGTCGCGAGTACATCCGCAAACGGGGGTTCATCAGCGGTGGCGAGTTACGCGACCTCGACGACGCCTATCTTGCCGCGATGGAGCTCAGCCACGTCGCGGACGTGGTCGCTCGCGTCTCCCGCCTCGGCGATCCCGGGGAGCTGTACTTCCTCTCGCTGCTCGCCGACGCCGACGGCGGCGTGCGTCCGGCCGGCGAGGACGTTCCCCGGTCGTTTCACGGTCCGCGGGGGCTCGCGTACGCGAGCGCCGTCGACGAGTACAGGGACGATCTCCGAACCTGGATCGCCGATCGCTCGACGACCCCGACCGAACGGAGCCTCCTCGAGTCGCTCGGCGATCACGTCAGGCGGATCCAGCTGCTCGACGGCGACGTCGAGCCGGGGACCGCGGAGCGCCTGGTCGACGCGACCCGCGACCTCGCGAACGGGCTCCGCGGCGACGACGACGCTCTCGTCCGAGCGGGAGACCGACTCGAGCGCCTCGAGTGA
- a CDS encoding bifunctional methylenetetrahydrofolate dehydrogenase/methenyltetrahydrofolate cyclohydrolase translates to MTDAEIIDGNAVAGEIRDGLSGAIETLADAGARPGLATVLMGDDPASQTYVNMKQRDCEEVGIDGTHVDVDGDAPAEELYETLEELNADSDVHGYLVQNPVPDHIDYREVIRRIDPAKDVDGFHPENVGRLVAGDARFRPCTPHGVQKLLEAYDIETEGADVTIVGRSQIVGKPLANLLLQKADDGNATVTVCHSRTEELAAKTRNADIVVAAVGVPELVDGSMLAPGTVVIDVGVNRVEADTEKGYELVGDVDFESAREVASAITPVPGGVGPMTRAMLLYNTVRAASEQTGVDVALP, encoded by the coding sequence ATGACCGACGCCGAAATCATCGACGGAAACGCCGTGGCCGGCGAGATCCGCGACGGCCTCTCCGGGGCGATCGAAACCCTCGCCGACGCCGGCGCGCGGCCCGGCCTCGCGACGGTGTTGATGGGCGACGATCCCGCGAGCCAGACGTATGTCAACATGAAACAGCGCGACTGCGAGGAGGTCGGGATCGACGGCACGCACGTCGACGTCGACGGCGACGCGCCGGCCGAGGAGTTGTACGAAACGCTCGAGGAACTCAACGCCGACTCCGACGTCCACGGCTATCTCGTGCAGAACCCGGTGCCCGATCATATCGACTACCGGGAGGTGATCCGCCGCATCGACCCCGCCAAGGACGTCGACGGCTTCCACCCGGAGAACGTCGGTCGGCTCGTCGCCGGCGACGCCCGATTCCGGCCCTGTACGCCCCACGGCGTTCAGAAGCTGCTCGAGGCGTACGACATCGAGACGGAGGGCGCGGACGTGACGATCGTCGGCCGCTCGCAGATCGTCGGCAAGCCGCTGGCGAACCTGTTGCTCCAGAAAGCCGACGACGGCAACGCGACGGTGACGGTCTGTCACTCTCGAACCGAGGAACTGGCGGCGAAGACGCGAAACGCGGATATCGTCGTCGCCGCGGTGGGCGTCCCCGAACTCGTCGACGGCTCGATGCTCGCGCCGGGGACGGTCGTGATCGACGTCGGCGTCAACCGCGTCGAGGCGGACACCGAGAAGGGGTACGAACTCGTCGGCGACGTCGACTTCGAGAGCGCCCGCGAGGTGGCGAGCGCGATCACGCCGGTCCCCGGCGGCGTCGGGCCGATGACCCGGGCGATGTTGCTCTACAACACCGTGCGCGCGGCGAGCGAGCAGACCGGCGTCGACGTTGCACTTCCCTAG
- the glyA gene encoding serine hydroxymethyltransferase gives MEHEHVRAVDPAVADALESEVDRQRSTLSMIASENHVSRAVLDAQGSALTNKYAEGYPGARYYGGCEYADEVEELAIERATELFGAEHVNVQPHSGTQANQAVYFAMLEPGDKILSLDLTHGGHLSHGHPANFTGQLYEVEQYEVDPETGYLDYDGLRDHAEEFDPDVIVSGYSAYPREVEWERIQEAADAAGALHLADIAHITGLVAAGVHSSPVGIADFVTGSTHKTIRAGRGGIVMTSEEYADDVDSAVFPGGQGGPLMHNIAGKAVGFGEALEPEFEEYAERTVANAKALGERLSEHGFSLVSGGTDNHLVLVDLRDSHPDTTGGDAEEALEDAGIVLNANTVPGETRSAFNPSGVRAGTPGLTTRGFDEDDLRTVGDCIARVIDAPGDEDVEREVREEVDALCAANPLYE, from the coding sequence ATGGAGCACGAGCACGTCCGAGCCGTCGATCCGGCAGTTGCCGACGCTCTCGAGAGCGAGGTCGACCGCCAGCGATCGACGCTCTCGATGATCGCGAGCGAGAACCACGTCAGTCGGGCGGTCCTCGACGCCCAGGGAAGTGCGCTAACCAACAAGTACGCCGAGGGGTACCCCGGCGCTCGCTACTACGGCGGCTGTGAGTACGCCGACGAAGTCGAAGAACTCGCCATCGAACGGGCGACCGAACTGTTCGGCGCCGAGCACGTCAACGTCCAGCCCCACTCCGGCACGCAGGCCAACCAGGCCGTCTACTTCGCGATGCTCGAGCCGGGCGATAAGATCCTCTCGCTGGATCTCACCCACGGCGGCCATCTCAGCCACGGCCACCCGGCGAACTTCACGGGCCAGCTCTACGAGGTCGAACAGTACGAGGTCGACCCCGAGACGGGCTACCTCGACTACGACGGCCTGCGCGACCACGCTGAGGAGTTCGACCCGGACGTCATCGTCTCGGGATACTCGGCGTACCCGCGCGAGGTCGAGTGGGAGCGGATCCAGGAGGCCGCCGACGCCGCCGGCGCGCTTCACCTCGCAGACATCGCCCACATCACCGGCCTCGTCGCCGCCGGCGTCCACTCCTCGCCAGTCGGAATCGCGGACTTCGTCACCGGCAGCACCCACAAGACGATCCGGGCCGGTCGCGGGGGTATCGTGATGACCAGCGAGGAGTACGCCGACGACGTCGACTCGGCGGTGTTTCCAGGCGGCCAAGGCGGCCCGCTGATGCACAACATCGCCGGGAAGGCCGTCGGCTTCGGTGAGGCCCTCGAGCCCGAGTTCGAGGAGTACGCCGAGCGAACCGTCGCCAACGCGAAGGCCCTCGGCGAGCGCCTCTCCGAACACGGGTTCTCGCTGGTTTCAGGCGGCACCGACAACCACCTCGTGCTTGTCGACCTGCGCGACTCCCACCCCGATACGACCGGCGGCGACGCCGAAGAGGCCCTCGAGGACGCCGGTATCGTCCTCAACGCGAACACCGTCCCGGGCGAAACCCGGTCGGCGTTCAACCCGAGCGGCGTTCGCGCGGGCACGCCCGGTCTCACCACGCGTGGGTTCGACGAGGACGACCTCCGGACGGTCGGCGACTGTATTGCCCGGGTCATCGACGCGCCCGGCGACGAGGACGTCGAGCGGGAGGTCCGCGAGGAAGTCGACGCCCTCTGTGCGGCGAACCCGCTGTACGAGTAG
- the tbsP gene encoding transcriptional regulator TbsP, whose protein sequence is MTSNLLNQQIDDILESVLEDATDDVYLINPSREAIEEFVVVATDFDGDLPTVHMLADERTLKEVMDDFIVASNAADLITAGALELRSLEQAPENSLLITDDRVVALVHAGDRVGGLTTDDGEFVEAATDTYAGRWEDATAFNLRTPPISRVRETLAEEIGEGAEEDFTAILGSLETARGDGDGLDEVTISLLVAAKNEALLYDISKWGEDVGIASKATFSRTKTKLEDMGLIDTEKVPIDVGRPRLRLKIGDERLEEADNGQLATVAESILN, encoded by the coding sequence ATGACCTCGAATTTACTAAACCAGCAGATTGACGATATCCTCGAGTCCGTCCTGGAGGACGCGACGGACGACGTCTATCTGATCAACCCCTCGCGGGAGGCCATCGAAGAGTTCGTCGTCGTCGCCACCGACTTCGACGGCGACCTCCCGACCGTTCACATGCTCGCCGACGAGCGCACCTTGAAGGAGGTGATGGACGACTTCATCGTCGCGTCCAACGCGGCCGACCTCATCACCGCCGGCGCGCTCGAACTCCGCTCGCTCGAGCAGGCCCCCGAGAACTCGCTGCTGATCACCGACGACCGCGTCGTCGCCCTCGTCCACGCGGGCGACCGCGTCGGCGGGCTCACGACCGACGACGGGGAGTTCGTCGAGGCGGCCACCGACACCTACGCCGGCCGCTGGGAGGACGCGACCGCGTTCAACCTCCGGACGCCGCCGATCAGCCGCGTCCGCGAGACCCTCGCAGAGGAGATCGGCGAGGGCGCAGAGGAGGACTTCACCGCGATCCTCGGCTCGCTCGAGACCGCCCGCGGCGACGGCGACGGCCTCGACGAGGTCACCATCTCGCTGCTGGTCGCCGCCAAGAACGAGGCGCTGCTGTACGACATCTCGAAGTGGGGCGAGGACGTCGGCATCGCTAGCAAGGCGACGTTCTCGCGGACGAAGACCAAACTCGAGGACATGGGGCTGATCGACACCGAGAAGGTCCCGATCGACGTCGGTCGGCCGCGCCTGCGCCTGAAGATCGGCGACGAGCGCCTCGAGGAGGCCGACAACGGCCAGTTGGCGACGGTGGCAGAGAGCATTCTCAACTAA
- a CDS encoding RNase P subunit p30 family protein codes for MYEAVHAHPDGESTVARLAKTAADYGFEGVVVRNHSSARAEYDADRIAEEYGIDVVEGVEIRADSPERASGSIGNFRRSHTILAVEGGSNALNRFAVEQPKVDVLADPMAGGDVNHVLAKAAVENGVRLEFSLAPVLRRSGGRRVRAVKAFRKLREIVDYYDAPYVVSADPRSHLELRAPRELRALGDPLGVDGEWIAAGLREWGRLAERNRRVQSDSFIEPGVERGRYEKER; via the coding sequence ATGTACGAGGCCGTCCACGCCCACCCCGACGGTGAGAGCACGGTTGCCAGGCTCGCGAAGACCGCGGCCGACTACGGCTTCGAGGGCGTGGTGGTTCGGAATCACTCGAGCGCCCGCGCCGAGTACGACGCCGACCGGATCGCCGAGGAGTACGGGATCGACGTCGTCGAGGGAGTCGAGATCCGGGCGGACAGCCCCGAGCGGGCGAGCGGGTCGATCGGGAACTTCCGTCGCTCCCACACGATCCTCGCGGTGGAGGGCGGTTCGAACGCGCTCAACCGGTTCGCAGTCGAACAGCCGAAAGTCGACGTGCTCGCCGACCCGATGGCCGGCGGCGACGTCAACCACGTCCTCGCGAAGGCGGCCGTCGAGAACGGCGTGCGCCTCGAGTTCTCGCTCGCGCCCGTCCTCCGCCGGAGCGGCGGGCGGCGGGTTCGGGCGGTGAAGGCGTTTCGGAAGCTCCGCGAGATCGTCGACTACTACGACGCCCCCTACGTCGTGAGCGCCGACCCGCGGAGCCACCTCGAGCTTCGGGCCCCGCGAGAGCTCCGGGCGCTGGGCGACCCGCTCGGCGTCGACGGCGAGTGGATCGCCGCGGGGCTCCGGGAGTGGGGCCGGCTCGCCGAGCGCAACCGCCGGGTGCAGTCCGATTCGTTCATTGAGCCGGGGGTCGAACGTGGCAGGTATGAAAAAGAGCGTTGA
- a CDS encoding class I SAM-dependent methyltransferase: protein MKKSVDEHAARFDEKAADYDESKPDEYYACANLVIEHAAPDSDDVVLDLGTGTGAIALALAPGAKRVVGRDISEGMMEEARAKAEDEGLENVEFEHGTFREPAYDGPADVVVSNFAMHHLSDAEKREAIDVIAALEPRKFVLGDIMFFGEPDPEAPFYGPEVDDPATVGTLADAFTDAGFSLTAVERVHDQIGVLVAEAPRRGTDESEKGQ, encoded by the coding sequence ATGAAAAAGAGCGTTGACGAACACGCCGCCCGCTTCGACGAGAAGGCGGCCGACTACGACGAGTCGAAACCAGACGAGTACTACGCGTGTGCGAACCTCGTGATCGAACACGCCGCCCCCGACAGCGACGACGTCGTCCTCGACCTCGGCACCGGCACCGGCGCGATCGCCCTCGCGCTCGCCCCCGGGGCGAAGCGGGTCGTCGGCAGAGACATCAGCGAGGGAATGATGGAGGAGGCGAGGGCGAAAGCCGAGGACGAAGGCCTCGAGAACGTCGAGTTCGAGCACGGCACCTTCCGCGAGCCCGCCTACGACGGCCCCGCCGACGTCGTCGTCTCGAACTTCGCGATGCACCACCTCTCGGACGCCGAAAAGCGCGAGGCGATCGACGTCATCGCGGCCCTCGAGCCCCGGAAGTTCGTCCTCGGGGACATCATGTTCTTCGGCGAGCCCGACCCCGAGGCGCCGTTTTACGGCCCGGAGGTCGACGATCCGGCAACCGTCGGCACCCTCGCAGACGCGTTCACCGACGCCGGCTTCTCGCTGACGGCCGTCGAACGGGTCCACGACCAGATCGGCGTGCTCGTCGCCGAGGCCCCGCGAAGGGGTACGGACGAGTCCGAAAAAGGCCAGTGA
- a CDS encoding Rpp14/Pop5 family protein, producing the protein MKHLPKHLRPRWRYLAVGIECWPDASIGRRSFQRAVWYASQNLLGDPGSADADLTVVRFAFADGAGEALLKVRRGETDPARAAIACIDEIDGEPVGIAVRGIGGTIRAAEEKYLGRRGQVPEERNVVFENEDRVAVVRNGTGDVRLETSFVGATDLDYDLA; encoded by the coding sequence GTGAAGCACCTCCCGAAGCACCTCCGGCCGCGCTGGCGGTATCTCGCGGTCGGCATCGAGTGCTGGCCGGACGCCTCGATCGGCCGCCGGTCGTTCCAGCGGGCGGTCTGGTACGCGAGCCAGAACCTGCTGGGCGACCCGGGGAGCGCCGACGCCGATCTCACGGTCGTCAGGTTCGCGTTCGCCGACGGCGCCGGCGAGGCGCTGTTGAAGGTCCGACGCGGGGAGACCGACCCCGCGCGGGCGGCGATCGCCTGTATCGACGAGATCGACGGCGAACCGGTCGGTATCGCCGTCCGCGGGATCGGTGGCACGATCCGTGCCGCTGAAGAAAAGTATTTAGGACGCCGCGGGCAAGTTCCGGAAGAGAGAAACGTCGTGTTCGAGAACGAAGACCGAGTCGCTGTCGTACGGAACGGTACGGGAGACGTGCGGCTCGAAACCTCGTTCGTCGGCGCGACAGACCTCGATTACGATTTAGCGTGA
- the psmA gene encoding archaeal proteasome endopeptidase complex subunit alpha, protein MQGQAQQQAYDRGITIFSPDGRLYQVEYAREAVKRGTASIGIRTEGGVVLAVDKRISSPLLEESSVEKIHKADDHIGIANAGHVADARQLIDFARRQAQVNHLRYGEPIGVESLTKEITDHIQQYTQVGGARPFGVALIVGGIENGEPRLFETDPSGTPYEWKALAVGAERGELQGYLEENYDEEADLDGGIALALDALASVNEGSMLPREVGLATIDVETERFEQFDDDRIEEYLVENDLLDEGDDEDETDDE, encoded by the coding sequence ATGCAGGGACAAGCCCAACAGCAGGCGTACGACCGTGGCATTACGATCTTCTCGCCCGACGGCCGACTCTACCAGGTGGAGTACGCCCGCGAGGCGGTCAAACGTGGCACGGCGAGCATCGGGATTCGAACCGAGGGTGGCGTCGTTCTCGCGGTCGACAAACGGATCTCCTCGCCGCTTCTCGAGGAGTCGAGCGTCGAAAAGATCCACAAGGCCGACGACCACATCGGCATCGCGAACGCGGGCCACGTCGCCGACGCCCGCCAGCTGATCGACTTCGCGCGCCGGCAGGCACAGGTCAACCACCTCCGCTACGGCGAACCGATCGGCGTCGAGAGCCTCACGAAGGAGATCACCGACCACATCCAGCAGTACACCCAGGTCGGCGGCGCGCGCCCGTTCGGCGTCGCGCTGATCGTCGGCGGGATCGAAAACGGCGAGCCGCGGCTGTTCGAGACCGACCCCTCCGGGACCCCCTACGAGTGGAAGGCTCTCGCCGTCGGCGCCGAGCGCGGCGAACTCCAGGGGTATCTCGAGGAGAACTACGACGAGGAGGCAGACCTCGATGGCGGGATCGCCCTCGCGCTCGACGCGCTGGCGTCGGTCAACGAGGGCTCGATGCTCCCCCGCGAGGTCGGGCTGGCAACCATCGACGTCGAGACCGAGCGCTTCGAACAGTTCGACGACGACCGGATCGAGGAGTACCTCGTCGAGAACGACCTGCTCGACGAGGGCGACGACGAGGACGAAACCGACGACGAGTAA
- a CDS encoding ribosome assembly factor SBDS, whose product MISLDEAVTARLESHGARFEVLVDPDAALAIKRGEFDGDLEEVIAAEDVFDNASTGDRPAENDLETVFGTTDPLEIIPEVVERGEIQITAEQRREMQEQKRKQLINRITRNAINPQMDNAPHPPERIESALEEAGFTVDPMVPVSEQIDDALDDLRPIIPIRFEEVTVAVQLPPEYAGSVQARVRQYGDLEREEWQPDGSWVGVVTFPAGLQNDFYDLLNEHTSGEAETRIVKDKDELSTR is encoded by the coding sequence ATGATTTCGCTCGACGAGGCGGTGACCGCGCGACTCGAGTCCCACGGTGCGCGGTTCGAAGTGTTGGTAGATCCGGACGCAGCGCTCGCAATCAAACGCGGCGAGTTCGACGGCGACCTGGAGGAGGTGATCGCCGCGGAGGACGTCTTCGACAACGCGTCGACGGGCGACCGCCCCGCGGAGAACGACCTCGAGACGGTGTTCGGCACCACCGACCCCCTCGAGATCATCCCCGAGGTGGTCGAGCGCGGCGAGATACAGATCACGGCCGAACAGCGCCGCGAGATGCAAGAACAGAAGCGCAAGCAGCTGATCAACCGGATCACGCGAAACGCGATCAATCCACAGATGGACAACGCGCCCCACCCGCCCGAGCGCATCGAGAGCGCCCTCGAGGAGGCCGGCTTCACCGTGGATCCGATGGTGCCGGTCAGCGAACAGATCGACGACGCGCTGGACGACCTCCGGCCGATCATTCCGATCCGCTTCGAGGAGGTGACCGTCGCGGTCCAGCTTCCGCCGGAGTACGCCGGCAGCGTCCAGGCGCGGGTGCGCCAGTACGGCGACCTAGAGCGCGAGGAGTGGCAGCCCGACGGCTCCTGGGTCGGCGTCGTCACGTTCCCCGCGGGGCTCCAGAACGACTTCTACGACCTGCTCAACGAGCACACGAGCGGCGAGGCCGAAACCAGGATCGTCAAGGACAAAGACGAGCTGAGTACGCGGTAG
- a CDS encoding FUN14 domain-containing protein, with translation MVEIDPTALGLEFGGGAVIGGIMGFAAKKIAKLVAVIIGLQLVVFRYLESQGILIVDWSALSAGLISTTDRADPTWLESLISTLSLGAGFTAGFMIGFRRG, from the coding sequence ATGGTAGAGATCGATCCAACCGCCCTCGGCCTCGAGTTCGGCGGCGGCGCGGTTATCGGCGGGATCATGGGGTTCGCTGCGAAGAAAATCGCGAAGCTCGTCGCCGTGATCATCGGCCTCCAGCTCGTCGTCTTTCGGTACCTCGAGTCCCAGGGAATCCTGATCGTCGACTGGAGCGCCCTCTCGGCGGGACTGATCAGTACGACCGACCGCGCGGACCCGACCTGGCTCGAGTCGTTGATCTCGACGCTCTCGCTTGGCGCGGGCTTCACCGCCGGCTTCATGATCGGCTTCCGCCGGGGGTAG
- the hflX gene encoding GTPase HflX, whose product MRALIAKRVDSGTPDTEEITDLARAAGYEVVGEVTQSRTADPALQFGEGKADELADKASMADVSTVIFDNRLGPYQMYNLGRKLPEDVEVIDRFTLILEIFGQRAQTRKAQLQVELAELRYELPRAEAKTSLAKRDEHPGFMGLGEYDESRERDIKAQISRIRDELGQIERDEEHRRERRRDSGFDLVALAGYTNAGKSTLLRRLAVDLEVEENEDLHPDLDATAESQDRLFTTLGTTTRRADIEPRDVLVTDTVGFISDLPHWLVESFKSTLDSVYRADLVLLVVDVSEPVDEIHEKLVTCHDTLYERNEAPIVTVLNKIDRVSETELEEKRTALAALAPNPVTVSAQEGTNVEALLERIDAELPDWRDERLVLPMTDETMSLVSWIHDNAHVDDVTYGDEDVLVAFAARPAVIEQARSRASELRAPSAESA is encoded by the coding sequence ATGAGAGCACTTATCGCAAAACGCGTCGACTCCGGTACGCCGGACACCGAAGAGATCACGGATCTCGCCCGCGCGGCGGGCTACGAGGTCGTCGGTGAGGTCACCCAGTCGCGAACGGCGGACCCCGCCCTCCAGTTCGGAGAGGGGAAGGCCGACGAACTGGCCGACAAAGCGTCGATGGCCGACGTCTCGACGGTGATATTCGACAACCGTCTCGGGCCGTACCAGATGTACAACCTCGGCCGAAAACTGCCCGAGGACGTCGAGGTGATCGACCGGTTTACGCTGATCCTCGAGATCTTCGGCCAGCGCGCCCAGACACGCAAGGCCCAGCTCCAGGTCGAACTCGCCGAACTGCGCTACGAATTGCCGCGCGCAGAGGCCAAAACAAGCCTCGCGAAGCGCGACGAACACCCCGGGTTCATGGGGCTCGGCGAGTACGACGAGAGCCGCGAACGGGACATCAAAGCCCAGATCAGCCGGATCAGGGACGAACTCGGCCAGATCGAACGGGACGAGGAACACCGCCGGGAGCGCCGGCGGGACTCCGGGTTCGACCTGGTCGCGCTCGCCGGCTACACGAACGCCGGCAAGTCGACGCTGCTTCGCCGCCTCGCGGTCGACCTCGAGGTCGAGGAGAACGAGGACCTTCACCCGGACCTCGACGCGACCGCCGAGTCCCAGGATCGGCTGTTCACCACGCTGGGAACGACCACCCGCCGCGCCGACATCGAGCCGCGGGACGTCCTCGTGACCGACACGGTCGGCTTCATCAGCGACCTGCCCCACTGGCTGGTCGAGTCGTTCAAGTCGACGCTGGACTCGGTCTACCGCGCGGATCTCGTCTTGCTGGTCGTCGACGTCAGCGAGCCGGTCGACGAGATCCACGAGAAGCTCGTCACCTGTCACGACACCCTCTACGAGCGCAACGAGGCGCCGATCGTGACGGTGCTCAACAAGATCGACCGGGTCAGCGAGACGGAACTCGAGGAGAAGCGTACCGCTCTCGCCGCCCTCGCTCCCAACCCCGTCACGGTCAGCGCCCAGGAGGGGACGAACGTGGAGGCGCTCCTCGAGCGCATCGACGCGGAACTCCCCGACTGGCGCGACGAGCGGCTGGTGTTGCCGATGACCGACGAGACGATGAGCCTCGTCTCCTGGATCCACGACAACGCTCACGTCGACGACGTCACCTACGGCGACGAGGACGTACTGGTCGCCTTCGCGGCGCGACCGGCCGTGATCGAACAGGCGCGCTCGCGTGCGAGCGAACTCAGAGCGCCGTCGGCGGAATCGGCCTGA